One window from the genome of Marispirochaeta aestuarii encodes:
- the acnA gene encoding aconitate hydratase AcnA — protein MTERNLTVDGKTYRIFDVSRADITEGHESLPYSIRILLENVLRKEKLGKASAGDIQKVLAYRSKPGQDIPYYPARVLMQDFTGVPAVVDLAAMRNAMVARGGDPRKINPLIPVDLVIDHSVQIDFWQGKNALQKNVEMEYTRNSERYRLLKWAAESMDNFRVVPPNSGICHQINFENLGRIVRENDEGGTPTLIPDTVIGTDSHTTMIDGLGIMGWGVGGIEAEAVLLGQAYVMPVPEVIGVKLTGKLPAGVSASDLVLTLTEMLRKEGVVGKFVEYFGPGMSALPLPDRATVANMSPEYGATMGFFPVDEKTIRYLKETGREEAAVLSEAYLKETGMFFSPDSEPLYNKVLHLDLGSVRPSLAGPYRPQDRIDVSDLPKVFGAELEKNAPGSAGKAVSVRVNGSEVQIPQGAVAIASITSCTNTSNPFVMVGAGLLAKKARARGLKPPAWVKTSLAPGSQVVLDYLERANLVEELEGIGFTLSAFGCATCIGNSGPLPDYITEAVDNDGLLTASVSSGNRNFEARIHQKVRFNFLGSPLYVVAYALAGRVDVDIMNEPIGKDAEGNEVFLKEIWPSSGEIESVLSSALKGEDYVKRYTEVFKGDDTWRSLKVTSSELFPWDPESTYIREPDLFFDSPEGDPGILENARALGVFGDSITTDHISPAGTIAADYPAGRYLQEKGIPRKDFNSYGSRRGNHEVMMRGTFGNIRIKNQLVPEKTGGYTRRSPKGEIEFIYDAAMEYAAAGTPLIILAGKEYGTGSSRDWAAKGPRLQGVRAVIAESFERIHRSNLVGMGVLPLTFTGGDTIASLGLTGFETCAIRDLGDFAPGTVAEVTAVSPEGKTTRFKAALQIYSSVEADFIRSGGVLLHVLEELK, from the coding sequence ATGACTGAACGAAACCTTACAGTAGACGGAAAAACATATCGAATTTTTGATGTATCCAGGGCTGATATTACGGAGGGACACGAGTCCCTCCCCTACTCCATCCGCATACTTCTGGAGAACGTTCTGCGGAAAGAGAAGCTGGGAAAGGCTTCCGCCGGAGACATACAGAAGGTGCTGGCCTACCGGAGCAAACCGGGACAGGATATTCCCTATTATCCCGCCAGGGTCCTGATGCAGGACTTTACCGGCGTGCCTGCGGTTGTCGACCTTGCCGCCATGCGGAATGCCATGGTCGCCCGGGGCGGAGACCCCAGGAAAATAAACCCTCTTATTCCGGTTGATCTGGTTATCGACCACTCGGTGCAGATCGACTTCTGGCAGGGAAAAAACGCCCTGCAGAAGAATGTGGAAATGGAATACACCCGCAACAGCGAACGCTATCGCCTGTTAAAATGGGCCGCGGAGAGCATGGACAACTTCCGGGTTGTTCCTCCCAACTCCGGCATATGCCACCAGATCAATTTCGAGAACCTGGGCAGGATTGTCCGGGAAAACGACGAAGGCGGTACACCGACGCTGATTCCTGATACCGTTATCGGTACGGACTCCCACACCACCATGATTGACGGTCTCGGAATCATGGGCTGGGGCGTAGGGGGCATCGAAGCGGAGGCCGTTCTTTTGGGACAGGCCTACGTAATGCCGGTCCCCGAGGTTATCGGTGTAAAACTCACCGGCAAGCTGCCCGCGGGAGTAAGCGCCTCCGACCTGGTCCTGACCCTTACGGAGATGCTGCGGAAAGAGGGAGTTGTCGGTAAATTCGTTGAATACTTCGGTCCCGGAATGAGCGCCCTGCCTCTGCCCGACCGGGCTACGGTGGCAAACATGAGCCCCGAGTACGGCGCCACCATGGGATTTTTCCCGGTGGATGAGAAAACAATCCGTTATCTCAAAGAAACCGGCAGAGAAGAGGCGGCTGTTTTAAGCGAGGCCTACCTCAAAGAGACGGGTATGTTCTTCTCTCCTGATTCTGAACCCCTCTACAACAAGGTTCTTCACCTCGACCTCGGCAGCGTACGCCCCTCCCTTGCAGGGCCCTATCGCCCCCAGGACCGCATAGATGTCTCGGATCTGCCCAAAGTATTCGGCGCCGAGCTTGAAAAAAACGCGCCGGGCTCCGCGGGAAAGGCCGTTTCGGTACGGGTAAACGGAAGCGAAGTACAGATTCCCCAGGGAGCGGTGGCAATCGCCTCGATTACCTCCTGCACCAATACCTCGAACCCCTTTGTAATGGTGGGTGCAGGACTTCTGGCGAAAAAAGCCCGGGCCCGGGGACTCAAGCCCCCGGCCTGGGTAAAGACCTCCCTCGCTCCCGGGTCCCAGGTCGTTCTCGACTATCTTGAAAGGGCCAATCTCGTTGAAGAACTGGAGGGCATCGGATTTACCCTGAGCGCCTTCGGCTGTGCAACCTGTATTGGAAATTCAGGACCCCTTCCCGACTACATTACGGAGGCCGTGGACAACGATGGCCTTTTGACCGCTTCGGTCAGCTCGGGAAACCGGAATTTTGAAGCCCGGATCCATCAGAAGGTCCGGTTCAACTTTCTCGGTTCTCCCCTCTATGTTGTAGCCTATGCCCTGGCGGGGCGGGTAGACGTCGACATAATGAATGAGCCCATCGGAAAAGATGCGGAAGGTAACGAGGTTTTTCTGAAAGAGATCTGGCCCTCCTCCGGGGAGATTGAATCGGTACTCAGTTCAGCCCTTAAGGGGGAAGATTACGTTAAACGCTACACTGAGGTCTTCAAAGGGGATGATACGTGGCGCTCCCTGAAGGTCACCAGCAGCGAACTCTTTCCCTGGGATCCGGAATCAACCTACATCCGGGAGCCGGACCTCTTTTTCGACAGCCCCGAAGGGGATCCCGGAATACTGGAAAACGCCCGGGCGCTGGGGGTCTTCGGCGATTCCATAACCACCGACCACATCTCTCCGGCAGGAACCATTGCCGCGGACTATCCCGCGGGACGCTATCTCCAGGAGAAGGGAATACCCCGGAAGGACTTTAACTCTTACGGCTCCCGCCGGGGAAACCACGAGGTCATGATGCGTGGGACCTTCGGCAACATCCGCATAAAAAACCAGCTTGTACCGGAGAAAACCGGCGGATACACCCGCCGATCCCCCAAGGGGGAAATCGAGTTTATCTACGACGCCGCAATGGAGTATGCCGCGGCGGGAACGCCTCTGATTATCCTCGCCGGTAAGGAGTACGGCACGGGGTCTTCCAGGGACTGGGCCGCCAAGGGGCCGCGACTCCAGGGGGTACGGGCAGTAATCGCAGAGAGCTTTGAACGCATTCACCGCAGCAATCTTGTGGGGATGGGGGTTCTTCCCCTTACCTTTACTGGCGGAGATACCATAGCCTCTCTGGGACTTACGGGTTTTGAGACCTGCGCCATAAGAGATCTGGGGGATTTTGCACCGGGGACTGTTGCGGAGGTAACCGCCGTGAGCCCGGAAGGGAAAACCACCCGATTCAAGGCGGCACTGCAGATCTACTCCTCCGTGGAAGCCGATTTTATCCGAAGCGGCGGGGTACTGCTCCATGTGCTGGAGGAATTAAAGTAG
- a CDS encoding Gfo/Idh/MocA family protein has protein sequence MNRKRYALVGTGSRSRMYIDAIAGNFSDTAELVAFCDINQTRMDFMNRRLREKFRHAPVPTYRAEEFRRMVQEEKPDTVIVLTWDRTHHRYIIAAMELGCDVVTEKPLTTDDEKCRAILDAREKYSKKISVTFNYRYSPRNTRIKELINSGAIGDVVSVHFEWMLDTRHGADYFRRWHRDKNNSGGLMVHKSTHHFDLVNWWLDSEAESVFAMGRLAFYGRENAEQRGVTEFYERCRENPVAAVDPFALDMSGNELMKGLYLEAEHEDGYIRDQSVFGHNISIEDSMSVMVKYRNKAVMTYSLNAFCPMEGYNVSFNGTKGRIEVRIVERPYVSGSTIDQNDPDYNMREDGAVTGRSGESEASISLQQIWGEREAITWTEGKGGHGGGDGLLLEDVFKPGREDPLKTAAGLEDGVNSIMVGIAANRSFATGKPVHIRDLLRT, from the coding sequence ATGAACAGAAAACGATACGCCCTTGTGGGCACCGGAAGCCGCAGCCGGATGTACATAGACGCCATTGCCGGGAATTTCAGCGATACCGCCGAACTGGTCGCTTTTTGCGACATCAATCAGACCCGCATGGATTTTATGAACCGGAGGCTCCGCGAAAAGTTCAGGCATGCGCCGGTCCCCACCTACAGGGCGGAGGAGTTCCGTCGGATGGTACAGGAGGAAAAACCCGATACGGTGATTGTCCTCACCTGGGACCGGACCCATCACCGCTACATAATCGCCGCCATGGAGCTGGGCTGCGACGTGGTTACCGAGAAACCCCTCACAACGGACGACGAAAAATGCCGGGCCATCCTTGATGCCAGGGAAAAATACAGCAAAAAGATAAGCGTTACCTTCAATTACCGATACAGTCCCCGGAATACCCGCATCAAGGAGCTGATCAACTCCGGTGCCATCGGCGATGTGGTTTCCGTCCACTTCGAGTGGATGCTGGATACCCGGCACGGCGCCGACTACTTCCGGCGCTGGCATCGGGACAAGAACAACTCCGGCGGCCTCATGGTCCACAAATCCACTCACCACTTCGACCTGGTCAACTGGTGGCTGGACAGCGAGGCGGAAAGCGTTTTCGCCATGGGCCGCCTGGCCTTTTATGGACGAGAAAACGCCGAACAGCGGGGGGTAACGGAGTTCTATGAACGATGCAGGGAGAATCCGGTAGCTGCCGTGGATCCCTTTGCCCTGGACATGTCGGGAAATGAGCTGATGAAGGGCCTCTATCTGGAGGCGGAACACGAGGACGGTTACATACGGGACCAGTCGGTTTTCGGTCACAATATCTCCATCGAGGACAGCATGAGCGTCATGGTCAAATACCGGAACAAGGCGGTTATGACCTACTCCCTGAACGCCTTCTGTCCCATGGAAGGCTACAATGTCAGCTTCAACGGAACAAAGGGACGCATCGAGGTACGGATTGTCGAGCGGCCCTACGTATCGGGCTCCACCATTGACCAGAACGATCCGGACTACAACATGAGGGAAGACGGGGCGGTAACCGGCAGAAGCGGCGAGAGCGAGGCATCCATAAGCCTGCAGCAGATCTGGGGCGAACGGGAAGCCATTACCTGGACCGAAGGCAAGGGGGGGCACGGCGGCGGTGACGGTCTTCTGCTGGAGGACGTGTTTAAACCAGGCAGGGAGGACCCCTTAAAAACAGCCGCCGGACTGGAGGACGGAGTCAATTCCATAATGGTGGGGATTGCGGCCAACAGGTCCTTTGCCACGGGAAAACCGGTACATATCAGGGACCTTCTCCGGACTTGA
- a CDS encoding helix-turn-helix transcriptional regulator: MIVYCNKGLRQYDSYPERVRRRRVWEFQAVLRGKIRPLFASGAEEASSDTLWVFGPDNLHGWRGSGRNDEAEIAVFHYDIVPRELEQYCRRDGWISVPLENDEPSWLRENVSQAWEHFFNPLKITPVYFQHLLLELSLFVLGKAEDFLLPDERPQAARIVARARSIYDSRMEYGIGTEQVARESGVSVSHLRRLFQQQEGKSPAAVFTEMRVQRALELLVRTNIPVTEIALTCGFSSHSAFSRTFHRQTGLSPRQARKEGAKKTLKGEVN, encoded by the coding sequence ATGATTGTTTATTGCAACAAAGGATTGAGACAGTACGATTCCTATCCGGAACGGGTCCGAAGGCGGAGGGTCTGGGAGTTCCAGGCGGTGCTGAGGGGTAAAATCCGTCCCCTGTTTGCCTCGGGAGCGGAAGAAGCCTCCTCGGATACCCTCTGGGTATTCGGGCCGGATAATCTCCACGGCTGGAGGGGCAGCGGCAGGAACGATGAGGCGGAGATTGCCGTCTTTCACTACGATATCGTTCCCAGGGAGCTGGAGCAGTACTGCCGCAGGGACGGCTGGATTTCAGTCCCCCTGGAAAATGACGAGCCGTCATGGCTCCGGGAGAACGTCAGTCAGGCCTGGGAGCACTTTTTTAATCCCCTCAAAATAACACCGGTCTATTTCCAGCATCTGCTTCTGGAGCTGAGCCTCTTTGTTCTGGGTAAAGCTGAGGATTTCCTGCTCCCCGATGAACGGCCTCAAGCTGCGAGAATTGTCGCCAGGGCCAGGAGCATCTATGATTCCCGGATGGAGTACGGCATCGGTACGGAACAGGTCGCCCGGGAGAGCGGTGTAAGCGTCAGTCACCTGCGGCGTCTGTTTCAGCAGCAGGAAGGAAAAAGTCCCGCTGCGGTTTTCACGGAGATGAGGGTACAACGGGCCCTGGAACTCCTGGTCCGGACCAATATACCCGTAACCGAAATAGCCCTGACCTGCGGGTTTTCTTCCCATAGCGCCTTCAGCCGTACCTTTCACCGGCAGACCGGCTTGAGCCCCCGGCAGGCCCGGAAGGAGGGCGCCAAAAAAACCCTCAAGGGCGAAGTAAACTAA
- the zwf gene encoding glucose-6-phosphate dehydrogenase: MPVSDSAIIILGASGDLAKRKLIPALERLFQKKEIDDTCRVIGSGRTPFSHEEFRAHFNRDKEFSKLLYYHQGTEGIRDFIFSLREFRRVIIFFSLPPRVYAHTAAELHREGFRDETTLIIEKPFGYDLESARKLNADLQRYFHELQIFRIDHYLAKEAVQNILVFRFANAVFYPIWNSRYIESIQINALEDIGVEDRGAYFDGAGIIRDMVQNHLMQLLSLLTMEAPINLEAEEIRIQKMQILKALEVKRWAKMQYRGYHDEKGVPEDSKTETYAELEMTINNYRWTGIPIYVRTGKAVHRKGTEIGIRFKPGPHLLYNTEGQIPPNQIIFNIQPDAGIVMDFIAREPGGSGRISSTNMTFCYSSSFLDAEIPEAYQRLLLDAIRGDRTLFVSAEETELSWEKFTPTLQQETPGMYKRGALPPSPLGIDWIDFDKYGSTCRLD; encoded by the coding sequence ATGCCCGTTTCAGATTCAGCCATAATCATACTGGGAGCCTCTGGAGACCTTGCAAAGCGCAAGCTCATTCCTGCATTAGAGCGTCTTTTTCAGAAGAAGGAGATCGATGACACCTGCCGGGTAATTGGCTCTGGGCGGACCCCCTTCAGCCACGAGGAGTTCCGCGCTCATTTCAACCGGGATAAAGAGTTCAGCAAGCTCCTTTACTACCACCAGGGCACCGAGGGCATACGGGACTTTATCTTTTCCCTCCGGGAATTCAGGCGGGTTATTATTTTCTTCTCCCTTCCCCCAAGGGTGTACGCTCATACAGCAGCGGAGCTCCACCGCGAGGGATTCAGGGACGAGACGACCCTGATCATAGAAAAACCCTTCGGCTACGACCTGGAGAGTGCCCGGAAGCTCAACGCCGATCTTCAGCGCTACTTCCACGAACTCCAGATCTTCCGGATCGACCATTACCTTGCCAAGGAGGCGGTCCAGAATATTCTGGTATTCCGCTTTGCCAACGCTGTTTTTTATCCCATATGGAACTCCCGGTATATAGAATCGATCCAGATCAACGCCCTGGAGGATATCGGCGTGGAAGACCGGGGTGCCTACTTTGACGGAGCCGGTATTATTCGCGACATGGTACAGAACCACCTGATGCAGCTTCTGTCCCTCCTGACCATGGAAGCCCCCATAAACCTCGAAGCGGAGGAGATCCGGATACAGAAGATGCAGATTCTCAAAGCCCTGGAGGTCAAACGCTGGGCCAAGATGCAGTACCGGGGATACCATGACGAGAAGGGTGTTCCGGAGGATTCAAAAACCGAAACCTATGCCGAGCTTGAGATGACGATAAACAACTATCGGTGGACCGGAATTCCCATTTACGTCCGGACCGGTAAAGCGGTCCATCGAAAGGGTACGGAAATAGGGATCCGCTTCAAGCCGGGTCCCCATCTGCTCTATAACACCGAGGGGCAGATTCCGCCCAACCAGATTATCTTCAATATTCAGCCCGATGCCGGGATTGTAATGGATTTTATCGCCAGGGAACCCGGAGGCAGCGGAAGGATCAGCTCAACCAACATGACCTTCTGTTATTCCTCGAGTTTTCTGGATGCCGAGATCCCCGAAGCCTACCAGAGGCTCCTGCTCGATGCCATCCGGGGTGACCGGACGCTTTTTGTCAGTGCGGAAGAAACGGAACTCTCCTGGGAAAAATTTACCCCCACCCTGCAGCAGGAGACTCCGGGGATGTATAAACGGGGAGCGCTTCCTCCCTCACCCCTGGGCATCGACTGGATTGATTTTGACAAGTACGGGTCCACCTGCAGGCTGGATTAG
- the trhA gene encoding PAQR family membrane homeostasis protein TrhA: protein MNNHEDAGRFHRWLTSRIPLKSDQSPRDEKINALTHLAGFILAFIGTVPLVMRAIEGGRPWMIFSASAYSLSMLVLYGSSAVYHWVKQDTAKRIGRIFDHLAIYLLIAGTYTPVAFRIWEPEGPVILTILWAIVAVGFVIKLLFWNRFKIFHVAVYLAMGWLIVFFWQPVVTRIPREFLFWALAGGLSYTIGVAFYAQKRLPYHHGIWHLFVLAGSIFFYLGIYYHILA, encoded by the coding sequence ATGAATAATCACGAAGATGCCGGCAGATTTCATCGCTGGCTTACAAGCAGAATTCCCTTGAAATCAGACCAGTCCCCCCGGGACGAAAAAATTAACGCCCTTACCCATCTTGCAGGTTTCATTCTTGCCTTTATCGGTACAGTACCCCTCGTTATGCGGGCCATTGAGGGGGGTCGCCCCTGGATGATCTTCAGCGCTTCGGCCTACTCCCTCTCCATGCTGGTCCTCTACGGTTCCTCCGCCGTGTATCACTGGGTAAAACAGGACACAGCAAAGCGCATTGGACGCATCTTTGATCACCTGGCCATCTACCTCCTTATAGCCGGTACCTATACCCCGGTTGCTTTTCGGATCTGGGAGCCCGAAGGCCCCGTCATTTTAACCATTCTCTGGGCAATAGTAGCTGTCGGTTTTGTAATAAAGCTGCTCTTCTGGAACCGATTCAAAATCTTCCATGTAGCGGTCTACCTGGCCATGGGCTGGCTTATCGTCTTCTTCTGGCAGCCGGTGGTGACGCGAATTCCCCGGGAATTCCTTTTCTGGGCCCTGGCCGGGGGCTTGAGTTACACGATAGGCGTCGCGTTCTATGCCCAGAAGCGGCTTCCCTATCATCATGGAATATGGCACCTCTTTGTTCTGGCCGGTTCGATTTTCTTTTACCTGGGGATCTATTATCACATCCTTGCCTGA
- the pyk gene encoding pyruvate kinase, which produces MKQSVNLTKTKIIGTIGPASNSVPVLEKMIEAGLDIVRLNFSHGDHEFHAQAVENVQAAVASTGRPVAILADLCGPKIRLGDLEADIPVTAGDDLVITTEKFVGVPGRVPTAYKRLAEDVNPGDTILIDDGLIRLEVRSTSGSDVHCKVKNSGVLKSRKGINLPGVKVSASSISEKDKNDLEFIISQPIDFVALSFVRSRDDIKELRWLLKDRGKLLPIIAKIEKPEAVADIDGIVAEADVIMVARGDLGVEMPTQDVPLLQKMIIEKCNMHNTPVITATQMLESMITNPRPTRAEASDVANAVFDGTDAVMLSAETSVGISPVDSVGIMDQIVSAAESRPELLKKSSFLKKDHVLSDAENICRAACIMAEEAHASAIIAITKRGRTARMLSKYRISLPIIAFTETEETLRYMKILWGVQGEIMDNVGETDATLQKARKLALDLGHVKRGDKVVYVAGIPLIESPSANMLKTETV; this is translated from the coding sequence ATGAAACAGTCTGTAAACCTGACAAAAACAAAGATTATCGGGACCATCGGACCTGCGTCCAACAGTGTTCCGGTGCTGGAAAAAATGATTGAAGCGGGACTCGATATCGTGAGACTGAATTTCTCCCATGGCGATCATGAGTTTCACGCCCAGGCTGTGGAGAACGTGCAGGCCGCGGTCGCCTCTACCGGACGTCCCGTGGCGATCCTTGCCGATCTCTGCGGTCCGAAGATCAGGCTGGGGGACCTGGAAGCGGATATCCCGGTCACTGCCGGAGATGATCTTGTTATTACAACCGAAAAATTCGTCGGTGTTCCCGGCAGGGTCCCCACCGCCTATAAAAGACTGGCGGAGGATGTAAACCCCGGAGATACTATTCTGATTGACGACGGGCTCATCCGGCTGGAGGTCCGCTCAACCTCGGGGAGCGACGTCCACTGCAAGGTGAAGAACTCCGGGGTTCTGAAGTCACGCAAGGGCATCAATCTTCCGGGCGTAAAGGTAAGCGCCTCCTCGATTTCTGAAAAGGACAAGAACGACCTGGAGTTTATAATCAGCCAGCCCATAGACTTTGTGGCCCTCTCTTTTGTCCGCAGCCGGGACGATATAAAGGAGCTCCGCTGGCTGCTGAAAGACCGGGGAAAACTGCTACCCATAATTGCCAAGATCGAAAAACCGGAAGCCGTGGCGGATATTGACGGTATCGTCGCTGAAGCCGACGTGATCATGGTTGCCCGGGGCGACCTGGGGGTGGAGATGCCCACCCAGGACGTACCCCTTCTGCAGAAGATGATTATCGAAAAGTGCAACATGCACAACACTCCGGTCATAACCGCGACCCAGATGCTGGAATCGATGATAACGAATCCCAGGCCGACCAGGGCTGAGGCCAGTGATGTTGCCAACGCTGTATTTGACGGTACCGATGCGGTCATGCTCTCCGCGGAGACCTCCGTGGGAATCAGCCCTGTGGATTCGGTGGGAATAATGGACCAGATAGTCTCCGCCGCTGAAAGCAGGCCGGAGCTTCTTAAAAAGTCGTCTTTCCTGAAAAAGGACCATGTTCTCAGCGATGCGGAGAACATCTGCCGGGCGGCCTGTATCATGGCGGAAGAAGCCCATGCTTCGGCGATTATCGCCATTACCAAGAGAGGGAGAACCGCCCGGATGCTCTCCAAGTACAGGATCTCCCTGCCCATCATTGCCTTCACGGAAACAGAGGAGACCCTGCGCTACATGAAAATACTCTGGGGCGTACAGGGCGAAATCATGGACAATGTGGGTGAGACCGATGCCACCCTCCAGAAGGCGCGAAAACTGGCCCTCGATCTGGGACATGTAAAGCGGGGTGACAAGGTTGTCTATGTAGCGGGGATACCCCTCATCGAGAGTCCCAGCGCCAACATGCTGAAAACCGAAACGGTATAA
- a CDS encoding RluA family pseudouridine synthase, translating to MSPRLTIIAPHEEGGTLISWLSGRFTYRDPSGWETEIRDRRILVDGMPAEGSLELRRGMIVSYEPPAIPEPEVNRAYRILLEDPDFLVVNKPPDLPVHPGGIYLNNTLQSMLAAEYGQVYLISRLDRETSGLMLVALNPESADYLYRRQRERRIYKEYLCLVHGSFPDYLDATGWLVKSGTSAVRKKRTFLPDSAAEDPGDAGSPGRSYCRTEFFCEAVKDGFSLLRCRLHTGKTHQIRASLCSLGFPVAGDKIYGLDETMFLRFIKGVLDDRDRRRLILPHQALFSRRLVFTPRSSAETVDICAEIPSWAQGLS from the coding sequence GTGTCGCCCAGGCTGACGATCATCGCCCCCCACGAGGAGGGGGGCACCCTGATCAGCTGGCTTTCAGGACGTTTCACCTACCGTGATCCTTCCGGATGGGAGACGGAGATACGGGACCGTCGGATACTGGTCGACGGAATGCCCGCCGAGGGTTCACTGGAGTTGCGCCGCGGCATGATCGTCAGCTACGAACCCCCGGCAATTCCGGAACCGGAAGTAAACAGGGCGTATCGGATTCTACTGGAGGACCCTGATTTTCTGGTGGTCAACAAACCCCCGGACCTGCCGGTCCATCCCGGGGGGATCTATCTGAATAATACCCTGCAGAGCATGCTGGCGGCGGAATACGGCCAGGTCTATCTGATAAGCCGCCTCGATCGGGAGACCTCCGGTCTTATGCTGGTCGCCTTGAACCCGGAAAGTGCCGATTACCTCTATCGCCGGCAGCGGGAGCGCCGGATTTACAAGGAGTACCTTTGTCTTGTACACGGGAGTTTTCCGGACTACCTGGATGCCACAGGCTGGCTGGTGAAATCCGGCACGAGCGCTGTGAGGAAAAAACGAACCTTTCTCCCGGATTCCGCAGCGGAAGATCCCGGTGATGCCGGAAGCCCCGGAAGAAGCTACTGCCGTACCGAGTTCTTCTGCGAAGCCGTAAAAGATGGATTCTCCCTGCTGCGCTGCAGGCTCCATACCGGCAAGACTCACCAGATCCGGGCAAGTCTCTGTTCCCTTGGATTCCCTGTGGCGGGGGATAAAATCTATGGCCTCGATGAGACGATGTTTCTTCGCTTTATCAAGGGCGTGCTGGATGACAGGGACCGGCGCCGCCTGATTCTGCCGCATCAGGCGCTTTTCAGCCGGCGACTTGTTTTTACTCCCCGGTCATCAGCGGAGACTGTGGATATATGCGCGGAAATCCCGTCCTGGGCTCAGGGACTCTCCTGA